From a region of the Aeoliella mucimassa genome:
- a CDS encoding DUF1559 family PulG-like putative transporter codes for MARPTESRRAFTLVELLVVIAIIGVLAALLLPAVSAARESGRKAQCLNNMRQLGIATLSFDERMRRWPGAVEPLPKDRLNSLAGEFFVTWSVVLLEDLEQTQLSDAYNGGERPDKYVALFLCPSEDTKQRSEASTSIVCNAGMTGSILDQSPSNGPFLNQAMNSKLSMLEGHWFDGRDSTLSLSENLDASRFDYVGWGGFNANYDVDNLIDGDFVGKRKDRLWNPVFHWYPADNTGRYINSDNAPCPGGIEDCKRHDATPLRSSSSSTHSYQLMMEADARPSSNHPGGVNVTFASGRAQFLQEKIDYKVLRALMTPNDRKSNSPYRNIVLDGSDY; via the coding sequence ATGGCTCGGCCTACGGAGTCTCGTCGTGCGTTTACGCTGGTTGAACTTCTTGTCGTGATTGCGATCATCGGAGTGCTGGCCGCGCTGCTGTTGCCGGCGGTTTCGGCTGCTCGCGAGTCGGGACGCAAGGCGCAATGCCTGAACAACATGCGTCAGCTCGGCATCGCCACCCTTAGTTTCGACGAGCGGATGCGGCGCTGGCCTGGTGCGGTCGAACCGTTGCCGAAAGACCGCTTGAACAGCTTGGCTGGCGAGTTCTTCGTCACCTGGTCGGTTGTGCTGCTCGAAGACCTCGAGCAAACGCAACTGAGCGATGCCTACAACGGAGGGGAACGCCCCGACAAGTACGTCGCACTCTTCCTCTGCCCTAGCGAAGACACCAAGCAACGTTCCGAGGCTTCGACCAGCATCGTTTGCAACGCTGGCATGACCGGTTCGATCCTCGACCAGTCGCCGTCGAATGGACCATTCTTGAATCAGGCGATGAACTCAAAGCTTTCGATGCTCGAAGGGCACTGGTTCGACGGCCGCGACTCCACCTTGAGTCTGTCGGAGAATCTCGACGCCTCGCGGTTCGACTACGTCGGCTGGGGTGGGTTCAATGCGAACTATGATGTCGACAATCTCATCGATGGCGACTTCGTGGGGAAACGGAAAGATCGACTCTGGAACCCCGTGTTCCATTGGTACCCAGCCGACAACACCGGGCGATACATCAATAGCGACAACGCTCCCTGCCCGGGAGGTATCGAGGACTGCAAGCGACACGACGCTACCCCACTGCGGTCCAGCAGTTCGTCGACGCACTCGTACCAACTGATGATGGAAGCCGACGCACGCCCCTCCAGCAATCATCCCGGCGGAGTCAACGTGACCTTCGCCAGCGGGCGGGCTCAGTTCCTACAGGAGAAAATCGACTACAAAGTGCTTCGCGCGTTGATGACTCCCAACGACCGCAAATCGAACTCTCCCTATCGCAACATCGTACTCGATGGCTCCGACTACTGA
- a CDS encoding cytidylate kinase-like family protein, translated as MTTQANRLGQSLDRAYRHWRERGSLTRSGERHDPTRLTIAISRERGAGGGTVARLLAERLDWPLYDRELLEHIAERSGVHEDQLNKLDESRPAWFSEVLQSLGPAKQMTAAGYAALLHELLCALYMQGNCIVLGRGAAQILPLERTIRVRLIAPYEYRVERVLETLVTRQAAERHVHDSDRDRRLFVKEYFHKDVNNCHDYDLTIDTSRVDAVTCCELIELAMVGRTAAARKAAE; from the coding sequence ATGACTACGCAGGCAAATCGTCTTGGACAGAGTCTCGACCGGGCTTATCGACATTGGCGCGAACGTGGCTCTTTAACCCGCTCGGGCGAGCGGCACGATCCCACTAGGCTTACGATTGCCATCAGTCGCGAACGCGGCGCCGGCGGCGGAACCGTCGCTCGTTTGCTCGCTGAACGGCTCGACTGGCCGTTGTACGACCGAGAACTTCTGGAGCACATCGCCGAGCGTTCCGGTGTGCACGAGGACCAGCTCAACAAGCTGGACGAATCGAGGCCGGCCTGGTTCTCCGAGGTGCTGCAGTCGCTCGGCCCCGCCAAGCAGATGACTGCCGCCGGCTACGCAGCCTTGCTGCACGAGCTACTTTGCGCGTTGTACATGCAAGGCAACTGCATCGTGCTCGGCCGCGGAGCCGCCCAGATTTTGCCACTCGAACGCACCATTCGCGTGCGGTTGATCGCCCCCTACGAGTACCGGGTGGAGCGCGTGCTCGAAACGCTGGTCACCCGTCAGGCGGCCGAACGGCACGTGCACGACTCGGATCGCGACCGGCGGTTGTTCGTGAAGGAGTACTTCCACAAAGACGTCAACAACTGCCACGACTACGACCTGACCATCGACACTTCACGAGTCGACGCGGTGACTTGCTGCGAACTCATCGAACTTGCCATGGTCGGCCGCACCGCCGCAGCGCGTAAAGCGGCGGAGTGA
- a CDS encoding alpha-L-fucosidase: MLPSKNHPLPTRRQFLATTAAATLLPRLVQARLPDETTPKYLSGYSKLYANDPRAAAKAWFADAGFGLFMHYGIASLLGRGEWVQYREAIPLSEYESLKDRFVADRFDADFITDMALEAGMKYVNLTTRHHDSFCLFESKLSDYSSVESPAKRDLVGELAEQCHAKGLGVFFYYSYALDWRHPYFYPRSYYPIARPAYKQPEPRYQFANDDDFQRYIDFVHGQIRELLTNYGPVAGMWFDPIMGYYAKPDLFPIDETYRLVRSLQPQTLISFKQGANGDEDFAAPERKGYSLADTVRQRCGDYSGDIAAKAWESNKDKHNEICDTMQPQAWGYNKKNDKQHLTAEQVVERLDSAASNRCNLLMNTGPLPDGSIHEADVRAFAKVGKLLATR; this comes from the coding sequence ATGCTCCCATCCAAGAACCATCCGTTGCCCACCCGGCGACAGTTTCTAGCAACCACCGCTGCGGCGACGTTGCTGCCCCGTTTGGTCCAGGCCCGGTTGCCCGACGAGACGACGCCCAAGTACCTGAGTGGCTACAGCAAGCTGTACGCGAATGATCCCCGCGCGGCCGCCAAGGCGTGGTTCGCCGACGCTGGTTTTGGGTTGTTCATGCACTACGGGATCGCGAGCTTGCTCGGGCGGGGGGAGTGGGTGCAGTACCGCGAGGCGATACCGCTCTCGGAGTACGAGTCGCTGAAGGATCGCTTTGTGGCCGACCGGTTCGACGCCGACTTCATCACCGACATGGCGCTCGAAGCGGGCATGAAGTACGTGAACCTCACGACTCGGCACCACGATAGCTTCTGTTTGTTCGAGTCGAAGCTGTCCGACTACTCGTCGGTCGAGAGTCCTGCGAAACGCGATCTGGTCGGCGAATTGGCCGAGCAGTGTCACGCAAAGGGCTTGGGGGTGTTCTTCTACTATTCTTATGCCCTCGACTGGCGGCATCCTTACTTCTACCCGCGGTCGTACTACCCGATCGCCCGCCCAGCTTACAAGCAGCCGGAGCCGCGGTATCAGTTCGCGAACGACGACGATTTTCAGCGCTACATCGATTTCGTGCACGGGCAGATTCGCGAGCTGCTCACCAACTACGGCCCGGTCGCTGGCATGTGGTTCGACCCGATCATGGGCTACTACGCCAAGCCCGATTTGTTTCCGATCGACGAAACGTATCGCCTGGTGCGGAGCCTGCAACCGCAGACGCTCATTAGCTTCAAGCAAGGAGCCAACGGCGACGAAGACTTCGCCGCGCCGGAACGCAAAGGTTACTCACTGGCCGACACCGTGCGGCAGCGGTGCGGTGATTACTCCGGCGACATTGCCGCGAAGGCGTGGGAATCGAACAAGGATAAGCACAACGAAATCTGCGATACCATGCAGCCGCAAGCGTGGGGATACAACAAGAAGAACGACAAGCAGCATCTGACCGCCGAGCAGGTGGTGGAGCGGCTCGACTCGGCTGCCAGCAACCGCTGCAACCTGCTGATGAATACCGGCCCGCTGCCGGATGGTTCGATCCACGAAGCCGACGTGCGTGCGTTTGCTAAAGTTGGCAAGCTGCTCGCAACTCGTTAG
- a CDS encoding FHA domain-containing protein, translating to MKLIVLAGAKQGTEIPLKREKFVIGRASDCTLRAGSEAISRHHCAITRVDGGLTVRDLGSRNGTYVNGEKIDGETSLNHGDEIRVGTLEFRLDAAQDINRTKKPKVKDVADAVSRAATTPPDAESSGVFEDDISRWLLGPSPDTSAATRETQSFRMDETHTVAAIPPLPVDGQSPEAAEGSEEAAEGDLGEELDEEKAKAKGKRTFGKLPPIPKKQSKDSREAAADILREMARRR from the coding sequence ATGAAGCTAATTGTATTGGCTGGTGCCAAACAAGGAACGGAAATCCCGCTGAAACGCGAGAAGTTCGTGATCGGCCGGGCTAGCGACTGTACGTTGCGAGCCGGGAGCGAAGCGATCAGCCGTCACCACTGCGCAATTACCCGGGTCGACGGTGGGCTAACGGTTCGCGATCTCGGTAGCCGCAACGGCACGTATGTGAATGGCGAGAAGATCGACGGAGAGACGTCGCTTAACCATGGCGACGAGATCCGAGTCGGTACGCTCGAGTTCCGCCTGGATGCCGCTCAAGATATTAACCGCACCAAGAAGCCGAAGGTAAAGGACGTGGCCGACGCGGTTTCCCGTGCAGCCACCACCCCGCCCGACGCCGAAAGTAGCGGTGTGTTCGAAGACGACATCAGTCGTTGGCTCTTGGGTCCCTCGCCCGACACCTCGGCGGCGACCCGCGAGACCCAATCGTTCCGCATGGACGAGACGCACACGGTCGCTGCGATCCCCCCACTTCCGGTCGATGGACAGTCGCCTGAAGCCGCTGAGGGATCCGAAGAAGCTGCCGAGGGCGATCTAGGCGAGGAATTGGATGAGGAGAAGGCCAAAGCCAAAGGTAAAAGAACCTTCGGCAAATTGCCCCCGATTCCCAAGAAGCAGTCGAAGGACAGCCGCGAGGCGGCCGCTGATATCCTACGCGAAATGGCGCGTCGGCGCTAG
- the gcvPB gene encoding aminomethyl-transferring glycine dehydrogenase subunit GcvPB, with product MKNTRDTKLIFDLSRPGCRGAVLPECDVPAADVTSLLPASALAESSPELPEVTEPQVIRHFMNLSQLNMSVDTHFYPLGSCTMKYNPKRNERAAAMPGFAEVHPYQPDETKQGMLEMLFGMQEMLKEISGLEACSLQPAAGAHGELTALLVAAAYFNDFGENRKKVLVPDNAHGTNPASAAMAGFESVTVKTNIDGGVDMEDFHSKLDDDIAVFMITNPNTVGIFESHMRELADAVHARGGLIYLDGANMNAILGVTRPGDFGADMQHYNPHKTFSGPHGGGGPGAGPICVVEKLATYLPGPVVEQGECPDNAGQTYYSLETPAKSIGKMRAFFGNTGVLLRAYCYIRTHGPDGLRAVSDNAVLNANYLLSLVKDFLPVPQGGRCMHEFVASASKLKAERGISAMDIAKRLLDFGFHAPTVYFPLTVKEAIMIEPTETESKETLDAFAETLRTIVGEDADLLHEAPHSTDISRPNEVAAARNPCLSCM from the coding sequence ATGAAAAACACTCGTGACACTAAGTTGATCTTCGACCTCTCCCGCCCTGGTTGTCGTGGGGCGGTGTTGCCTGAGTGCGACGTTCCGGCCGCGGACGTCACGAGCCTGCTGCCAGCTTCGGCACTGGCCGAGTCGTCGCCCGAGTTGCCAGAAGTGACCGAGCCGCAGGTAATTCGGCACTTCATGAACCTGTCGCAATTGAACATGAGCGTCGATACGCACTTCTATCCGCTCGGCAGTTGCACCATGAAGTACAACCCCAAGCGTAACGAGCGGGCAGCGGCGATGCCGGGCTTTGCCGAAGTGCATCCCTACCAGCCCGACGAAACCAAGCAAGGCATGCTCGAGATGCTGTTTGGCATGCAGGAGATGCTCAAGGAGATCTCGGGCCTCGAAGCGTGCAGCTTGCAACCAGCCGCGGGGGCTCATGGCGAGCTGACCGCCCTGCTGGTAGCGGCCGCGTACTTCAACGACTTCGGCGAAAATCGCAAGAAGGTGCTAGTGCCCGACAACGCCCACGGCACCAATCCTGCAAGCGCTGCGATGGCAGGGTTCGAGAGCGTGACCGTGAAGACGAACATCGATGGCGGCGTCGATATGGAGGACTTCCACTCGAAGCTCGACGACGACATCGCGGTGTTCATGATCACCAACCCCAACACGGTTGGCATCTTCGAAAGCCACATGCGCGAGCTGGCCGACGCGGTGCACGCCCGTGGCGGTCTGATTTATCTCGACGGAGCGAACATGAACGCCATTCTCGGCGTGACTCGCCCCGGCGACTTTGGTGCCGACATGCAGCACTACAATCCCCACAAGACGTTCAGCGGCCCGCACGGTGGCGGTGGACCTGGCGCGGGCCCCATCTGCGTGGTCGAGAAACTAGCCACGTACCTGCCTGGCCCGGTGGTCGAGCAAGGCGAGTGCCCCGACAACGCTGGGCAGACCTACTACTCGCTCGAGACTCCAGCGAAGTCGATCGGCAAAATGCGGGCCTTCTTTGGCAACACAGGCGTCCTGCTACGAGCCTACTGCTATATTCGCACCCACGGCCCCGATGGTTTGCGGGCGGTGAGCGACAACGCGGTGCTCAATGCCAACTACCTGCTGTCGCTGGTCAAAGACTTCTTGCCGGTGCCACAGGGCGGTCGCTGCATGCACGAGTTCGTTGCTTCGGCCTCGAAACTCAAGGCCGAGCGTGGCATTTCGGCCATGGACATCGCCAAGCGACTGCTCGACTTTGGTTTCCATGCTCCCACGGTTTACTTCCCGCTGACCGTGAAGGAAGCCATTATGATCGAGCCCACCGAAACCGAAAGCAAGGAAACGCTTGACGCGTTTGCCGAAACGCTGCGGACCATCGTCGGCGAAGATGCGGACTTGCTGCACGAAGCCCCGCACTCCACCGATATCAGCCGGCCGAACGAAGTGGCCGCAGCCCGCAACCCGTGCCTGTCTTGCATGTAG
- a CDS encoding lipoate--protein ligase family protein has product MTKCQLIIDPPQAGAWNMAVDEWLLQRASDQGVVTIRFYEWEAPTLSLGYFQSHVDREQHATSQPLPLVRRASGGGALVHHHELTYSLAVPAGHPLARDTQALYDAAHLTLIDALFSNLTAQGVQLSPTSFLRCPESLPRAGGEPFLCFLRRAKGDVLFSKSSQSSVMLPPDTHKVCGSAQRKHRGSVLQHGGVLLSQSPHAPELPGIAQLCESVENGVAITAPLLVEWWLDLLVQRLDFEIEPGTPFSSDEQQAIGEIATTKFADESWTRRR; this is encoded by the coding sequence ATGACCAAGTGCCAACTCATCATCGATCCCCCCCAGGCTGGTGCTTGGAACATGGCGGTGGACGAATGGTTGCTGCAGCGAGCGTCCGACCAAGGGGTCGTAACGATACGATTCTACGAGTGGGAAGCGCCGACGCTGTCGCTCGGTTACTTTCAGTCGCACGTCGATCGCGAGCAGCACGCAACGAGCCAGCCACTGCCACTCGTACGTCGAGCCTCCGGCGGCGGGGCCTTGGTGCATCACCACGAACTCACTTACTCGCTGGCGGTGCCGGCCGGGCATCCGCTAGCACGCGATACGCAGGCGCTGTACGACGCGGCTCATCTCACCCTTATTGATGCGCTGTTCAGCAATCTCACTGCGCAAGGTGTCCAGCTTTCGCCGACTAGCTTCTTGCGTTGTCCCGAAAGCCTACCCCGCGCAGGGGGCGAACCGTTCCTTTGTTTTCTGCGTAGAGCAAAGGGAGATGTCCTCTTCTCCAAATCATCACAATCTTCGGTTATGCTTCCACCCGATACCCATAAGGTGTGTGGAAGCGCTCAGCGCAAGCATCGCGGTTCAGTACTGCAACATGGTGGAGTGCTGCTGTCGCAGTCGCCCCATGCGCCAGAGTTACCTGGGATTGCCCAGCTTTGCGAAAGTGTGGAAAACGGAGTTGCAATAACAGCCCCACTTCTGGTCGAATGGTGGTTGGACTTGCTCGTGCAGCGGCTCGATTTCGAAATCGAACCGGGCACCCCCTTTTCCTCCGACGAGCAACAAGCGATCGGCGAAATCGCGACGACGAAATTCGCCGATGAAAGCTGGACTCGTCGCCGATAG
- a CDS encoding SdrD B-like domain-containing protein — protein MIHQRFGVWSGACAWLVVLACCAAHASAAVISTSGTSELSGWVYIDRNNDGILAYEDDPLPEFVIVGAEVNLYRTTGGFGVLLGTAVTDDNGMYSFSGLTAGTYSLRQVQPEAYLDGLDTLGTLNMASGQMVTEDYSPGIVGDDVFQEIVIGNNMQGMCYNFGERGLLPGYVSKRYLLAKAIPMPTTPGDVEVPEPSSVLLVSLGLVGGWFWMRRQ, from the coding sequence ATGATTCACCAACGCTTCGGCGTGTGGAGTGGTGCTTGCGCGTGGCTCGTTGTTCTGGCCTGCTGCGCAGCGCACGCCTCTGCCGCTGTTATTTCCACATCTGGCACTTCAGAACTGTCGGGGTGGGTTTATATCGATCGCAACAACGATGGCATTCTGGCTTACGAAGACGACCCCTTGCCGGAGTTCGTCATCGTCGGCGCGGAAGTCAATCTCTACAGAACAACCGGCGGCTTTGGAGTCCTGCTGGGGACGGCCGTAACCGATGATAACGGTATGTACAGCTTTAGTGGACTGACCGCAGGCACCTACTCGCTGCGACAAGTGCAGCCCGAAGCCTATTTAGATGGCCTCGACACGCTCGGCACGCTGAATATGGCGAGCGGACAAATGGTGACCGAAGACTACAGCCCTGGCATCGTTGGTGACGACGTGTTTCAAGAGATCGTCATCGGCAACAACATGCAGGGCATGTGCTACAACTTCGGCGAGCGTGGATTGCTGCCTGGCTACGTGTCGAAACGATACTTACTGGCCAAGGCCATTCCGATGCCAACCACGCCTGGCGACGTGGAAGTTCCCGAGCCAAGCTCGGTGCTACTCGTGAGCCTAGGCCTCGTGGGTGGTTGGTTCTGGATGCGGCGACAGTAA
- a CDS encoding BBP7 family outer membrane beta-barrel protein has translation MTQAWIDARLRRSVQGVIALALLALTAGLAQAQDDVVFITDEEANAYVTDQYDTSYLDGSDYGPIRYDTGAYCTDIGCSDGIMPGQCGSAFSGTGRLWFMADYLSWQLSGTDLPPLVTASPDGTDPTLAGVLGEPTTSILAGNQEVSDGWRSGYRLQAGMWLNDCQTIAITGEFFDVGGDGYDFNQGPDSSLIIARPFYNTELDDNDAEFVSVPDELDGTISIHATDQFRGASLLLQNCLRQSCDPCGPQWNLDLVSGYRHYRYKSQLGIYEDLTVLPATSTPLVPGTTIQLRDQFYSDNEFHGGEIGLKGRMTRSCYWVEGTAAMAVGAHRRSVTIDGSTVSTVPSVGSSTAAGGLLTSSETNIGYYSDTKATVIPNFRLGLGCQLTKHLSGRLGYNVVVWNNVVMAADHLPANLEVDPRNLPPVQAGGGAAPAFPGLQDSTMVAHGLDVGLELSY, from the coding sequence ATGACTCAGGCATGGATCGACGCTCGGCTTCGCCGAAGCGTCCAGGGAGTAATTGCGCTCGCACTACTGGCATTAACGGCCGGACTCGCTCAAGCGCAGGACGACGTTGTCTTCATCACCGACGAGGAAGCCAACGCCTATGTAACCGACCAATACGACACGAGCTACCTTGATGGCAGTGACTACGGTCCCATTAGATACGACACCGGCGCGTACTGCACCGACATCGGCTGTAGCGATGGCATTATGCCTGGCCAATGTGGTTCGGCCTTCAGTGGTACCGGACGGCTATGGTTCATGGCCGATTACCTGTCGTGGCAACTTAGCGGAACCGACCTACCACCGCTGGTAACCGCCAGCCCCGATGGGACCGATCCCACGCTCGCAGGCGTGCTCGGCGAGCCGACCACCAGCATCCTGGCCGGTAATCAAGAAGTAAGCGACGGCTGGCGAAGCGGCTACCGGCTGCAAGCTGGCATGTGGCTCAACGACTGCCAGACGATCGCCATCACCGGCGAGTTCTTCGACGTCGGTGGCGATGGCTACGATTTCAACCAGGGCCCCGACAGCTCGCTGATTATCGCCCGTCCGTTCTACAACACGGAGCTGGACGATAACGACGCCGAGTTTGTTTCGGTTCCGGACGAACTCGATGGAACCATTTCGATCCACGCGACCGATCAATTCCGCGGAGCTTCGCTGCTGCTGCAGAATTGCTTGCGACAGAGTTGCGATCCCTGTGGGCCGCAATGGAATCTCGATCTGGTGAGCGGTTACCGCCATTATCGCTACAAGTCGCAACTCGGCATCTACGAAGACCTCACCGTGCTGCCGGCGACGAGTACCCCATTGGTACCTGGCACGACGATTCAGTTACGCGACCAGTTCTATAGCGACAACGAATTCCACGGTGGCGAAATCGGCCTCAAAGGCCGCATGACCCGCTCGTGCTACTGGGTCGAAGGGACCGCGGCGATGGCCGTGGGTGCTCATCGGCGCAGCGTGACGATCGACGGTTCCACGGTCAGCACCGTGCCATCGGTTGGTAGCTCCACCGCCGCAGGTGGCTTGCTCACCTCGTCGGAAACCAACATTGGTTACTACAGCGACACCAAGGCCACGGTCATTCCGAACTTTCGGCTTGGCCTAGGTTGCCAGCTCACCAAGCACCTCAGCGGTCGCCTTGGCTACAACGTGGTCGTGTGGAACAACGTGGTGATGGCCGCCGATCACTTGCCAGCCAACCTGGAAGTCGATCCGCGCAACCTGCCACCCGTTCAAGCGGGCGGCGGCGCCGCGCCGGCGTTCCCAGGGCTGCAAGATTCCACCATGGTGGCTCACGGCCTGGATGTTGGGCTTGAGCTGTCGTACTAA